One region of Gigantopelta aegis isolate Gae_Host chromosome 7, Gae_host_genome, whole genome shotgun sequence genomic DNA includes:
- the LOC121377051 gene encoding uncharacterized protein LOC121377051 — translation MKHAYLLILLVALVVSRGAEGGWIRWKRVWNGVKRAATIYSTIKTVVSVAAVLGRKREFDKNLDGLVDESELEDVFTTREARTVLDMADLDGNARSLWMNFDR, via the exons atgAAGCACGCATATCTGTTGATTTTGCTGGTGGCTCTTGTCGTGAGCCGTGGGGCGGAAGGAGGCTGGATAAGATGGAAACGGGTCTGGAATGGGGTGAAGAGAGCAGCCACGATTTACAGCACTATCAAGACAGTAGTCTCAGTAGCTGCAGTCCTCGGTCGAAAACGAG AGTTTGACAAGAACCTGGACGGCCTTGTGGACGAGTCTGAACTAGAAGACGTGTTCACCACGAGAGAGGCTCGGACAGTCCTGGATATGGCTGATCTGGATG GAAACGCCAGGTCACTATGGATGAATTTCGACAGGTGA